One genomic region from candidate division WOR-3 bacterium encodes:
- a CDS encoding Rieske 2Fe-2S domain-containing protein → MKKIDFIKLFFWFFIFFWIIVLFGTSLTYLSSRDEKKPLWVIIDELKNFHEPKVNFYKLEKPIFLYFNGSEFFSISAICTFRRAILEYKENENVLFCPVHGEKFDLNGNPLNKKLKTLKKYQVRIKGGKIYVLIE, encoded by the coding sequence ATGAAAAAAATTGACTTTATTAAACTTTTTTTCTGGTTTTTTATTTTTTTCTGGATAATTGTCCTTTTTGGAACTTCTTTAACATATTTAAGCTCAAGGGATGAGAAAAAACCCCTGTGGGTTATTATAGATGAACTAAAAAATTTTCATGAACCAAAAGTAAATTTTTATAAATTAGAGAAACCTATTTTTTTATACTTTAATGGCTCAGAATTTTTTTCTATCTCAGCTATTTGCACATTCAGAAGGGCTATACTTGAATACAAGGAAAATGAAAATGTTTTATTTTGTCCTGTCCACGGAGAAAAATTTGACCTTAACGGTAATCCTTTAAATAAAAAATTAAAAACACTCAAAAAGTATCAAGTTAGAATAAAGGGAGGAAAAATATATGTCCTTATTGAATAA
- a CDS encoding cytochrome b N-terminal domain-containing protein, with amino-acid sequence MSLLNKILEFLEKRISLNELVSFITSFGIFYTPLPHDKPVKEAIKDAMETPSPSYTRWPYLLGILTFILFIFCVVSGTMLLFYYIPSKENAYSSTVDTIINKPFGFFIFNFHYFSSITLLVILIFRLIRFIYHKVFSPPREFFWILAYLLFLLIVFEYITGISLPMDGSSGFMSYRIYEIISPIPIIGSLYKIFLFAGELSDFFLLRSYIFHIIILPFFIFFLFYLHFLSVRKLGLSDGYFRGDKVFPGYFFEILIIVFLAFAIIFTLSNIFPRKISEPFVPYKNYVNYKVPFFLLFFDFLRTNLNQISYSILSFILIIFPFFLPWIDRTPPIPLIKKPLTFFLYIFFFSVLIFISLLEFLK; translated from the coding sequence ATGTCCTTATTGAATAAAATACTTGAGTTTCTTGAGAAAAGAATTTCCCTCAATGAGCTTGTATCATTTATAACTTCCTTCGGAATTTTCTATACACCCCTTCCCCACGATAAACCTGTTAAAGAAGCAATAAAAGACGCAATGGAAACTCCTTCTCCATCATATACAAGATGGCCATATCTTCTCGGAATTCTAACTTTTATCTTATTTATCTTCTGTGTAGTATCAGGAACTATGCTCCTTTTTTATTACATTCCATCAAAGGAAAATGCATACTCTTCCACTGTGGATACAATAATAAATAAACCCTTTGGCTTTTTCATATTTAATTTCCATTACTTTTCAAGCATAACACTACTTGTTATACTTATCTTCCGCCTTATAAGATTTATTTATCATAAAGTCTTCTCCCCACCCAGGGAATTTTTCTGGATTTTAGCATACCTTCTTTTTCTTTTGATTGTGTTTGAGTATATTACAGGAATTTCCTTACCAATGGACGGAAGCTCAGGATTTATGAGTTATAGAATTTATGAAATAATTTCACCAATACCAATTATCGGGAGCCTTTATAAAATTTTTCTATTTGCAGGCGAACTTTCAGATTTTTTCCTTTTAAGAAGCTACATTTTTCACATAATTATCTTACCTTTTTTTATTTTTTTCCTTTTCTATCTACATTTTCTTTCTGTAAGAAAACTGGGTTTATCAGATGGTTACTTTAGGGGCGATAAAGTTTTCCCTGGATACTTTTTTGAAATTTTAATAATAGTGTTCCTTGCTTTTGCTATAATTTTCACACTCAGCAACATTTTCCCGAGAAAAATCTCAGAACCTTTTGTTCCTTATAAAAACTATGTAAATTATAAAGTTCCCTTCTTTTTACTGTTTTTTGATTTTCTGAGAACAAACCTTAACCAGATTTCTTATTCAATTTTATCCTTTATCCTTATTATTTTTCCATTCTTTCTCCCTTGGATTGATAGAACCCCACCAATTCCCCTCATAAAGAAACCACTTACATTTTTTCTTTATATCTTCTTTTTCAGTGTATTAATTTTTATATCCCTTTTAGAATTCCTGAAATGA
- a CDS encoding multiheme c-type cytochrome yields MKGIIIYLSFLSQIDSTGCFLCHSEIRLNYTKSIHYYENVYCSDCHGGNEKSLDIKKAHSGNFKGKFSKKEILNLCSKCHSSAEKMAPYGITFDQFELYMLSAHGKSLNKKNNIPVCSDCHNYHNVYKANDINSPVNKSKVSYLCGNCHKKEFEEYSKSIHFEYVRRGIKDSPTCPDCHGSHGAYPPGFRDIDKICGKCHENVRANFLKSPHYKVFVEIKIKECEVCHGNHNIVKADLTTWDKSCINCHEKDNSSLKLKEEIKTLLIETENSYKDATEWISKIEKIPLETKDLKERINDANNSLAEEIGILHTLNIERIKETYLQYKGVYDDVKHEAINKYKLFQTRYIIIPVLWILIIVTVFLIFEFKRRVEKA; encoded by the coding sequence ATGAAAGGAATAATAATTTATTTATCATTCTTATCACAGATAGATTCAACAGGTTGCTTTTTGTGCCACAGTGAAATAAGACTTAACTACACAAAGAGCATTCACTATTATGAGAATGTCTACTGTTCTGATTGCCATGGTGGAAATGAAAAATCCCTTGACATAAAAAAAGCCCATTCAGGGAATTTTAAAGGCAAATTCTCAAAAAAAGAAATTTTAAATTTATGCTCTAAATGTCATTCCTCAGCAGAAAAAATGGCTCCCTACGGCATAACCTTTGATCAATTTGAACTTTATATGCTTTCCGCTCACGGGAAATCTTTAAATAAAAAGAATAACATTCCTGTCTGCTCCGATTGTCACAATTACCATAATGTTTACAAAGCAAATGATATAAATTCTCCTGTAAATAAATCAAAGGTCTCATATTTATGCGGAAATTGTCACAAAAAAGAATTTGAAGAATATTCTAAAAGCATACATTTTGAATATGTTAGAAGAGGAATAAAAGACTCTCCCACATGTCCTGATTGCCATGGTTCCCATGGAGCCTATCCACCAGGTTTCAGAGATATTGATAAAATTTGTGGTAAGTGTCATGAAAATGTAAGAGCAAATTTTTTGAAAAGTCCCCATTATAAGGTATTTGTTGAGATAAAAATTAAAGAATGCGAAGTATGTCATGGAAATCACAATATAGTCAAAGCCGATCTTACCACTTGGGATAAAAGCTGTATAAACTGTCACGAAAAAGATAATAGTTCCTTAAAATTAAAAGAAGAGATCAAAACACTTCTTATTGAAACTGAAAATTCCTATAAAGATGCAACTGAATGGATCTCAAAAATAGAAAAAATTCCTCTTGAAACAAAGGATTTAAAGGAAAGAATTAATGATGCAAATAATTCTCTTGCAGAAGAAATAGGTATTCTTCATACATTAAATATTGAAAGAATAAAGGAAACCTATCTTCAATACAAGGGAGTTTATGACGATGTAAAACATGAAGCAATAAATAAATATAAACTGTTCCAGACAAGATACATAATAATACCTGTTTTATGGATTTTAATTATAGTTACAGTTTTTTTAATTTTTGAATTCAAAAGGAGAGTAGAAAAAGCATGA
- a CDS encoding NapC/NirT family cytochrome c, with amino-acid sequence MRKVYIIIFFSFLTFTIFIIFIIFSFQITSHPNFCGSCHYMRPYFESWKTSSHNGIPCVECHIPPGITSEFRKKYEALAMVVRYFTGTYSTNPWAEIEDAACLKCHEKRLLYGKVYFKNILFDHQPHLTMLRRGKKLKCTSCHSQIVQGAHIKVTESTCFICHFKGTELGKGTAKCTMCHGMPRKKIEIASFTFDHSDVEKYSMDCLLCHAHSVEGSGSVPEERCFTCHNEPARISEYKNNEKIHEIHVTIHKVECLNCHQEIYHGKPREIEEVIKTPCSTCHLEGHTPQKDLYMGIGGKGVEPTPSVMFLSGVRCEGCHIIDKEGKIKKSGPFSCMNCHGASYYRIYNSWKENIEKRIKETEKIIDEAKSKLKDSEYLENAEYNLKLVKEGGGLHNVLYSEKLLKKAVDFINEGLKEKGISLYKTETFLITEAIIECTRCHYGVERKISIFDGKTFSHYIHILNKIECNNCHKENKEEKPHMITLLKEKKDCLPCHHKENIKKDCITCHGKEINSYHNIHVKEMELKCNECHGKNLLIKEDTCSQCHS; translated from the coding sequence ATGAGAAAAGTCTACATAATAATCTTTTTTTCTTTCCTTACCTTCACAATTTTTATAATTTTTATAATTTTTTCATTTCAAATTACCTCCCATCCTAATTTTTGTGGTTCCTGTCATTATATGAGACCTTACTTTGAATCCTGGAAAACATCATCCCATAATGGCATTCCATGCGTTGAATGTCACATTCCCCCTGGTATAACTTCTGAATTTAGAAAAAAATATGAAGCCCTTGCAATGGTTGTAAGGTATTTTACAGGAACTTATAGCACAAATCCATGGGCTGAAATTGAAGATGCTGCCTGTTTAAAGTGTCATGAAAAGAGACTTTTATACGGGAAGGTGTATTTTAAAAATATTCTTTTTGACCATCAACCCCACTTGACAATGCTAAGGAGGGGGAAAAAATTGAAATGCACCTCCTGCCACTCTCAGATTGTTCAGGGAGCACATATAAAAGTTACTGAAAGCACATGTTTTATATGCCACTTCAAGGGAACAGAACTGGGGAAAGGAACAGCAAAATGCACAATGTGTCATGGTATGCCAAGAAAAAAAATAGAAATCGCCTCTTTTACATTTGATCACTCCGATGTTGAAAAATACAGTATGGATTGCCTCTTATGCCATGCTCATTCTGTTGAAGGATCTGGCTCAGTTCCTGAAGAAAGATGTTTTACATGTCATAATGAACCAGCAAGAATATCGGAGTATAAAAACAATGAAAAAATACACGAAATTCATGTCACTATACATAAGGTGGAGTGTTTAAACTGTCATCAGGAAATTTATCATGGAAAACCAAGGGAAATAGAAGAGGTAATAAAAACTCCATGCTCCACATGCCATTTGGAGGGACATACCCCGCAGAAAGACCTTTATATGGGAATTGGAGGAAAAGGTGTAGAACCAACTCCTTCAGTTATGTTTCTTTCAGGTGTAAGATGTGAGGGATGCCATATAATAGATAAAGAAGGGAAAATAAAAAAATCAGGTCCTTTTTCCTGTATGAACTGTCATGGTGCTTCCTACTACAGAATCTACAATTCCTGGAAAGAAAATATTGAAAAAAGAATAAAGGAGACTGAGAAAATCATAGATGAAGCAAAAAGTAAATTGAAGGACTCAGAATATTTAGAAAATGCTGAATATAATCTCAAACTTGTAAAAGAAGGAGGTGGTTTGCACAATGTTTTGTATTCTGAAAAATTATTGAAAAAAGCAGTTGATTTTATTAATGAAGGTTTAAAGGAAAAAGGAATTAGCCTTTATAAAACTGAAACTTTTCTTATAACAGAAGCAATAATTGAATGCACAAGATGCCACTACGGAGTTGAAAGGAAAATAAGCATCTTTGATGGAAAAACTTTCTCTCACTATATACATATTTTAAATAAAATAGAATGCAATAACTGCCACAAAGAAAATAAGGAAGAAAAACCACACATGATAACCCTTTTGAAAGAAAAAAAAGACTGTTTGCCCTGCCATCATAAAGAGAATATAAAAAAAGATTGTATTACCTGTCATGGTAAAGAAATAAACTCCTACCACAACATCCATGTAAAGGAAATGGAGTTAAAATGTAATGAGTGCCATGGTAAAAATCTTTTAATAAAAGAAGATACCTGTTCACAGTGTCACTCTTAA
- a CDS encoding cytochrome b/b6 domain-containing protein, giving the protein MKNKILRFSRSWRVQHMLLMISVLLLILSGFSLKYSHTTFGKILIFLEGGFEARGALHRMSAFLLIFTTIYHFIYILFTKEGRKEFKLLLPCKKDFKDFIDSILYDIGKTDKKPEFDRYSYKEKMQYWVISLLILIMVLSGIILIFHNYFFIIFPKWIIDFSLSLHSWTATIVIIFLILWHFYIVHLSPSNFPINFSFWDGYVDEDWLKENHYLEYKKIKEK; this is encoded by the coding sequence ATGAAAAATAAAATATTAAGATTTTCAAGGTCATGGAGAGTTCAGCATATGCTTTTAATGATAAGCGTTTTATTACTCATTCTTTCAGGTTTTTCCCTAAAATATTCCCATACCACTTTCGGTAAAATACTGATTTTTCTTGAAGGAGGATTTGAAGCAAGGGGAGCACTTCACAGAATGTCAGCTTTTTTATTAATTTTTACAACAATATATCATTTTATTTACATACTTTTTACAAAAGAAGGCAGAAAGGAATTTAAATTGCTTTTACCATGCAAAAAGGATTTTAAAGATTTCATTGATAGTATTTTATATGATATAGGAAAAACAGATAAAAAACCCGAATTTGATAGGTATTCCTACAAAGAAAAAATGCAATACTGGGTAATTTCCCTTTTAATACTTATAATGGTTCTTTCTGGTATAATTCTTATTTTTCACAACTACTTCTTTATCATTTTTCCAAAATGGATTATCGACTTTTCCCTTTCCCTTCATTCATGGACTGCTACAATTGTTATAATATTTTTAATTTTGTGGCATTTTTATATAGTCCATCTTTCACCTTCAAATTTTCCTATAAACTTTTCCTTCTGGGATGGTTATGTAGACGAAGACTGGTTAAAAGAAAATCATTATTTAGAATATAAAAAGATAAAGGAGAAATGA
- a CDS encoding cytochrome c3 family protein yields MSLILVFIFILQAPLEEDRRCLLCHGKKDFGIVEEGKFKSLYVSYEELKNSVHKKFLCQQCHNDVRVIPHLIKPKKIHCLQCHFEGNVVGAPTEKKPEKYKESIHEKGKREGKKVPECMDCHGIHNVRAPEDSLSSVYKKNVPSTCGECHMNQREEYETSIHWQGIKKGIIGSAVCNDCHREHDVLPPEDPRSSLNPKNVIKTCEKCHANVELMKKTGVPVKQVEAYKESFHGIALEFGVLKAANCTSCHEHHKILPQRDPRSPIHPDNLPKTCSKCHPNASQNVAKGRIHVLPQEKESGIIFYVYNFFKIFTFLVITGLIIHILLDLYGRLRRRKHGE; encoded by the coding sequence ATGAGCTTAATTTTAGTTTTTATTTTTATTTTACAGGCACCTTTAGAAGAAGATAGAAGGTGTCTTTTATGTCACGGTAAAAAAGATTTTGGAATTGTTGAGGAAGGTAAATTTAAAAGTCTATATGTAAGTTATGAAGAACTTAAAAATTCTGTCCATAAAAAATTTTTATGTCAACAATGTCACAATGATGTTAGAGTAATACCTCACCTTATAAAACCAAAAAAAATTCACTGTTTGCAATGTCATTTTGAAGGAAATGTTGTTGGAGCACCCACTGAGAAAAAACCTGAAAAATATAAAGAAAGTATTCATGAAAAGGGAAAAAGGGAAGGAAAAAAAGTCCCTGAATGTATGGATTGCCACGGAATTCACAATGTAAGAGCACCTGAAGATAGCCTTTCAAGTGTATATAAAAAGAATGTTCCCTCAACATGCGGAGAATGTCATATGAATCAAAGGGAAGAATATGAAACATCAATTCACTGGCAGGGTATAAAGAAAGGGATAATTGGATCTGCTGTTTGTAATGATTGTCATAGAGAACATGATGTTTTGCCACCTGAGGATCCGAGGTCAAGTTTAAATCCAAAGAATGTTATAAAAACCTGTGAGAAATGCCACGCAAATGTTGAGTTAATGAAAAAAACCGGTGTACCTGTAAAACAGGTAGAAGCTTACAAGGAAAGTTTTCATGGGATTGCCCTTGAGTTTGGTGTTTTAAAAGCTGCAAACTGCACTTCCTGCCATGAACACCACAAAATTTTACCTCAAAGAGACCCCAGATCTCCAATTCATCCTGACAATTTACCCAAAACATGTAGCAAGTGTCACCCCAATGCTTCACAGAATGTAGCAAAAGGAAGAATTCATGTTTTACCTCAAGAAAAGGAATCAGGTATTATATTTTATGTTTATAACTTTTTTAAAATCTTTACCTTTCTTGTTATAACAGGTCTTATAATCCACATATTACTTGACCTCTATGGTAGATTAAGGAGGAGAAAGCATGGAGAATAA
- a CDS encoding cytochrome b/b6 domain-containing protein: MENKELEEKFIEEIEKEEKIEIDEKLKEKIKREIKEKYKKEFERLKKEKEKKEKEEKIKEEYFIRFSLNVRLQHLFLAIGVLILIFTGLPIKFHEAGWAKMFLKIMGGIQVSRLLHRIGASILIFVSFWHIFYILFTKEGRREFWELLPRIKDFKDFFQNIKYFLGLKGEKPKFGRFSYVEKFDYWAVYWGMVIMVSTGSILWFHNFFIGILPKFVIDIAKEAHSDEAMLATLAIVIWHWYNAHFNPEVFPFNPTIFTGKISKERMLKEHPLEYERIMKEKENKK, translated from the coding sequence ATGGAGAATAAAGAATTAGAGGAAAAATTTATTGAAGAAATTGAAAAGGAAGAAAAAATTGAAATAGATGAAAAATTGAAGGAAAAAATAAAAAGGGAAATCAAGGAAAAATATAAAAAAGAGTTTGAAAGGTTAAAAAAGGAAAAAGAAAAAAAAGAAAAGGAAGAAAAGATAAAAGAAGAATATTTTATAAGATTCAGCTTAAATGTAAGACTTCAGCACTTATTTCTTGCTATTGGTGTTTTGATTCTTATATTTACAGGTCTACCTATAAAGTTTCATGAAGCAGGATGGGCCAAGATGTTCCTTAAAATAATGGGTGGAATACAGGTATCAAGGTTGCTTCATAGAATAGGAGCAAGTATACTTATTTTCGTTTCCTTCTGGCATATTTTCTACATTCTTTTTACAAAAGAAGGCAGAAGGGAATTCTGGGAACTTTTACCCAGAATAAAAGATTTTAAAGATTTCTTCCAGAACATTAAATATTTTCTTGGACTTAAAGGGGAAAAACCAAAATTCGGAAGATTTTCATATGTGGAAAAATTTGATTACTGGGCTGTTTACTGGGGTATGGTGATAATGGTTTCTACTGGTTCTATTCTGTGGTTTCATAACTTTTTTATTGGTATTCTTCCAAAATTTGTAATAGATATTGCAAAAGAAGCACATTCAGATGAAGCAATGCTTGCAACTCTTGCCATTGTTATATGGCACTGGTATAATGCCCATTTTAACCCTGAGGTATTTCCCTTCAATCCCACCATTTTTACAGGAAAAATTTCAAAAGAGAGAATGCTAAAAGAACATCCCCTTGAATACGAAAGAATAATGAAGGAAAAAGAAAACAAAAAATGA